From a single Pongo pygmaeus isolate AG05252 chromosome 12, NHGRI_mPonPyg2-v2.0_pri, whole genome shotgun sequence genomic region:
- the LOC134737877 gene encoding LOW QUALITY PROTEIN: peptidyl-prolyl cis-trans isomerase A (The sequence of the model RefSeq protein was modified relative to this genomic sequence to represent the inferred CDS: inserted 1 base in 1 codon) — translation MVNPTVFFDITVSGKPLGHVSFRIFADKLSKTAENFRALSTGEKGLDYKGSCFHRIIPGFMCQGGDFTYNNGTGGKSLYGEKFDDENFILKHIGPGILSMAKAGTNTNGSRFFICTAKTEWLIGKHVVFGKGKEAMNIXGGHGALWVQEWQDQQENHHC, via the exons ATGGTCAACCCCACTGTGTTCTTCGACATCACTGTCAGTGGCAAGCCCTTGGGCCATGTCTCCTTCAGGATATTTGCAGACAAGCTTTCAAAGACAGCAGAAAACTTTCGTGCTCTGAGCACTGGAGAGAAAGGACTTGATTATAAGGGTTCCTGCTTTCACAGAATTATTCCAGGGTTTATGTGTCAGGGTGGTGACTTCACGTACAATAATGGCACTGGTGGCAAGTCCCTCTATGGGGAGAAATTTGATGATGAGAACTTCATCCTGAAGCATATAGGTCCTGGCATCTTGTCCatggcaaaagctggaaccaaCACGAATGGCTCCCGGTTTTTCATCTGCACTGCCAAGACTGAGTGGTTGATTGGCAAGCATGTGGTCTTTGGCAAGGGGAAAGAGGCCATGAATA GTGGAGGCCATGGAGCGCTTTGGGTCCAGGAATGGCAAGACCAGCAAGAAAATCACCATTGCTGA